Proteins encoded within one genomic window of Arachis ipaensis cultivar K30076 chromosome B08, Araip1.1, whole genome shotgun sequence:
- the LOC107611298 gene encoding uncharacterized protein LOC107611298, which yields MEAKGEVRRLHIIYFLSNIGGRADHPHLIRVLHLARNGVYLRDVKRWLGELRGKDLPEAFSWSYKRRYKSGYVWQDLLDDDLITPISDNEYVLKGSQIHPTPFENFSPDGKIKNGHVLAEIKSPQVHVTEGKQQPSLIEEESRIIGRDTESKMNTPLKVSEISQDSLVFSSERSSVTTDGYESCKAEEEKEKPLVRSNKECSIEKEHEKPENCVLPSLYHKLLSKSIGNKEEQNKTDTPDSSFSTSSSSSSQSSFSKLRNSSNRVSMAFRNWISCGTVDTNDAALIRMEDAKKIDSNESMTNLPENKAQICKGDKFGGSARCFRTSWNNDQQENQHGARKSFDGEETNRSRRKLGDFLNQTHHKPLGEPICSLCGKPFKPEKMYKHMKSCKGIKALGTSTATAALADKTQLHRSSTSNHTNYLLTN from the exons ATGGAAGCGAAAGGTGAAGTGAGAAGGCTTCACATAATTTACTTTCTTAGTAACATAGGTGGTCGTGCAGATCATCCTCATCTCATTCGTGTTCTTCATCTTGCTCGTAATGGTGTTTATCTCAGAG ATGTTAAGAGGTGGCTTGGGGAATTGAGAGGAAAAGACTTGCCAGAAGCATTTTCTTGGTCCTACAAGAG GAGGTACAAAAGCGGGTATGTGTGGCAGGACTTGTTGGATGACGACCTCATAACTCCCATTTCTGACAATGAATACGTCCTCAAAGGATCACAAATCCATCCAACCCCATTTG AAAATTTTTCCCCTGATGGAAAGATAAAAAATGGTCATGTACTTGCGGAGATAAAATCTCCGCAAGTACATGTTACAGAGGGAAAACAGCAGCCATCTCTAATAGAAGAAGAATCTAGAATTATTGGACGAGACACGGAGTCCAAAATGAATACTCCTTTGAAAGTATCGGAGATCAGTCAGGACTCCTTGGTGTTTAGCTCCGAGAGGTCATCCGTGACGACGGACGGATACGAATCTTGCAAGGcagaagaagagaaggaaaagCCTTTGGTGAGAAGCAACAAAGAATGCAGCATTGAGAAAGAACACGAGAAACCGGAGAATTGTGTATTGCCTTCTTTGTACCACAAACTTCTGAGTAAGAGTATTGGTAACAAAGAAGAACAGAACAAAACTGATACACCTGATTCTTCTttttctacctcctcctcttcgtCGTCGCAATCCTCCTTTAGCAAGCTTAGGAATAGTTCGAACCGAGTTTCGATGGCATTCCGGAACTGGATTTCTTGTGGGACAGTGGATACAAATGATGCAGCTCTAATAAGGATGGAAGATGCTAAGAAAATTGATTCAAATGAGTCTATGACTAACTTACCAGAAAATAAAGCACAGATTTGTAAAGGAGACAAATTTGGAGGATCAGCCAGGTGTTTTAGAACTTCTTGgaataatgatcaacaagaaaacCAACATGGGGCCAG AAAAAGTTTTGATGGAGAGGAAACAAACAGAAGCAGGAGAAAGCTGGGTGACTTCTTAAATCAAACTCATCACAAACCACTTGGTGAACCAATTTGCTC GCTATGTGGGAAGCCGTTCAAACCAGAGAAAATGTACAAACACATGAAGTCTTGTAAAGGAATCAAAGCATTGGGAACATCCACTGCAACAGCAGCACTTGCTGACAAGACACAGCTTCATAGATCATCAACTTCCAATCATACAAATTACCTTTTGACTAATTAG